One part of the Lapillicoccus jejuensis genome encodes these proteins:
- a CDS encoding ABC transporter ATP-binding protein gives MPRSRAKAAARPKAAPEALLLASAAGKSVDGAHLVRPTTVSVAAGRCTVLRGENGSGKTTLLRLLAGTTAPSTGTVTLEGRTVDERDPVCRAAIAALLGAPTSYRDLTLVDHLVLVDATWGRGDGAQERAEAMLATLEIGHLEDRFPHELSSGQQQLFHLALTLVRPARVLLLDEPEQRLDTHKRDLLGRLLGQRKAEGTALVIASHDPQLIEAVADDVVDVVPA, from the coding sequence ATGCCCCGCTCCCGCGCCAAGGCCGCCGCCCGTCCGAAGGCCGCTCCGGAGGCCCTGCTCCTCGCGAGCGCCGCGGGCAAGTCCGTCGACGGGGCGCACCTGGTCCGCCCGACGACGGTGTCCGTGGCGGCCGGCCGCTGCACGGTGCTGCGCGGCGAGAACGGCTCGGGCAAGACGACCCTCCTGCGCCTGCTGGCCGGGACCACGGCGCCCAGCACGGGGACCGTCACCCTCGAGGGGCGCACGGTCGACGAGCGCGACCCCGTGTGCCGGGCGGCGATCGCGGCGCTGCTGGGGGCGCCGACGTCGTACCGCGACCTCACCCTCGTCGACCACCTCGTCCTCGTCGACGCCACCTGGGGTCGGGGCGACGGGGCGCAGGAGCGCGCCGAGGCGATGCTGGCGACGCTCGAGATCGGTCACCTCGAGGACCGGTTCCCGCACGAGCTGTCCTCCGGGCAGCAGCAGCTGTTCCACCTCGCGCTCACCCTCGTCCGGCCCGCCCGGGTGCTGCTGCTCGACGAGCCCGAGCAGCGACTCGACACGCACAAGCGCGACCTGCTCGGCCGGCTGCTCGGGCAGCGCAAGGCGGAGGGGACGGCGCTGGTCATCGCCTCGCACGACCCGCAGCTCATCGAGGCCGTCGCCGACGACGTCGTCGACGTGGTGCCCGCGTGA
- a CDS encoding VOC family protein has translation MAFPGLAHVAVTVRDLERSVPWYARLFGSDPVLDEDEQAGTFHHTVWLLDGGQLFGLHQHVSAAEGEVDATRPGLDHVGFAVADRAELDEWAGRLDELGIEHGGVVVAPYGAGLSFKDPDGIPLELFAPAG, from the coding sequence ATGGCCTTCCCCGGACTGGCCCACGTGGCCGTCACCGTCCGCGACCTCGAGCGCTCCGTCCCGTGGTACGCGCGCCTCTTCGGCTCCGACCCCGTCCTCGACGAGGACGAGCAGGCGGGCACCTTCCACCACACCGTCTGGCTGCTCGACGGCGGCCAGCTCTTCGGGCTGCACCAGCACGTCTCGGCGGCGGAGGGTGAGGTCGACGCGACGCGTCCCGGCCTCGACCACGTCGGCTTCGCCGTCGCCGACCGCGCGGAGCTGGACGAGTGGGCCGGCCGCCTCGACGAGCTGGGCATCGAGCACGGCGGCGTCGTCGTCGCGCCGTACGGCGCCGGCCTGTCCTTCAAGGACCCCGACGGCATCCCGCTCGAGCTCTTCGCCCCCGCCGGCTGA
- a CDS encoding enolase C-terminal domain-like protein: protein MTTITTMTTTDVRFPTSRELDGSDAMNPDPDYSAAYVVLQADDGSRGDGFVFTIGRGNEVEVAALAALEAHVVGRSLDGPDDLAALSHSMVGDSQLRWLGPEKGVMHMAIGAVVNAAWDLVSRRAGLPLWQYVASLTPEQLVDQVDFRYLTDALDRDQALEILRRAEPGRAERTAALLRDGYPAYTTSPGWLGYDDAKVERLSRQAVADGFAQIKLKVGGDLADDVRRLGIARAAVGPDIRVAVDANQRWGVDEAVQWMEALAPYDPYWIEEPTSPDDVLGHAAIRAKVAPIKVATGEHVQNRVVFKQLLQAGAIDVLQLDAARVGGVNENLAILLLAARFGVPVCPHAGGVGLCELVQHLSMVDLVAVSGQTQDRVIEYVDHLHEHFEDPTVIEHGRYVAPTAPGFSARMKQESLDAYRFPDGSAWA from the coding sequence ATGACGACGATCACGACGATGACGACCACCGACGTGCGGTTCCCCACGTCGCGCGAGCTCGACGGCTCCGACGCCATGAACCCCGACCCGGACTACTCCGCGGCGTACGTCGTCCTGCAGGCCGACGACGGCAGCCGCGGCGACGGTTTCGTCTTCACGATCGGCCGCGGCAACGAGGTCGAAGTCGCCGCCCTCGCGGCGCTGGAGGCGCACGTCGTCGGCCGGTCGCTCGACGGCCCGGACGACCTCGCGGCCCTCTCGCACTCGATGGTCGGCGACAGCCAGCTGCGCTGGCTCGGCCCCGAGAAGGGCGTCATGCACATGGCCATCGGTGCCGTCGTCAACGCGGCCTGGGACCTCGTCTCGCGCCGGGCCGGCCTGCCGCTGTGGCAGTACGTCGCCTCGCTCACCCCCGAGCAGCTCGTCGACCAGGTCGACTTCCGCTACCTCACCGACGCCCTCGACCGCGACCAGGCGCTGGAGATCCTGCGTCGCGCCGAGCCGGGCCGCGCCGAGCGCACCGCCGCGCTGCTGCGCGACGGCTACCCCGCCTACACGACCTCGCCCGGCTGGCTCGGGTACGACGACGCCAAGGTCGAGCGCCTCAGCCGTCAGGCCGTCGCCGACGGCTTCGCCCAGATCAAGCTCAAGGTCGGCGGCGACCTCGCCGACGACGTGCGCCGTCTCGGCATCGCCCGCGCCGCCGTCGGGCCGGACATCCGGGTCGCCGTCGACGCGAACCAGCGCTGGGGCGTCGACGAGGCCGTGCAGTGGATGGAGGCGCTGGCGCCGTACGACCCCTACTGGATCGAGGAGCCGACCAGCCCGGACGACGTCCTCGGCCACGCGGCCATCCGCGCCAAGGTCGCCCCGATCAAGGTGGCCACGGGCGAGCACGTGCAGAACCGGGTCGTGTTCAAGCAGCTGCTGCAGGCCGGCGCGATCGACGTCCTCCAGCTCGACGCCGCCCGCGTCGGCGGAGTCAACGAGAACCTCGCGATCCTCCTGCTGGCCGCGAGGTTCGGTGTGCCCGTCTGCCCGCACGCCGGCGGCGTCGGCCTGTGCGAGCTGGTCCAGCACCTGTCGATGGTCGACCTCGTCGCCGTCAGCGGGCAGACCCAGGACCGGGTCATCGAGTACGTCGACCACCTGCACGAGCACTTCGAGGACCCGACGGTCATCGAGCACGGCCGGTACGTCGCCCCGACCGCCCCGGGCTTCTCGGCCCGGATGAAGCAGGAGTCGCTGGACGCCTACCGCTTCCCGGACGGGTCCGCCTGGGCCTGA
- a CDS encoding aldo/keto reductase has product MTDLLDERRPVGPRGLPLPRLGLGTAPLGNLYRAVDDDTARGVLDTAWDLGVRHFDTAPHYGLGLAERRLGAALAGRPRDEVVVSTKVGRLLRPNPHPTGSDLAHVFEVPDDLTRVRDYSADGVRRSLEESLERMGLDRVDVVYVHDPDDHLDQAVAEAVPALAALRDEGVVGAVGAGMNQGPALERIVRESDVDVVMLAGRWTLLDRSGLPLLETCAERGVAVVAAAPYNSGILATDTPPADAHFDYGPAGPQLVARAHELAALAAAHGTRLPHAALHFPPRHPSVAAVVAGAADPDQVRALVEGARATVPPAFWAAADPTDPRPTARTGDPS; this is encoded by the coding sequence GTGACCGACCTGCTCGACGAGCGCCGCCCGGTCGGTCCCCGAGGTCTGCCGCTGCCGCGGCTGGGTCTCGGCACCGCCCCGCTCGGCAACCTCTACCGGGCCGTGGACGACGACACCGCCCGGGGCGTGCTCGACACCGCGTGGGATCTCGGCGTGCGGCACTTCGACACGGCGCCGCACTACGGGCTGGGCCTGGCCGAGCGTCGGCTCGGCGCCGCGCTCGCCGGCCGCCCGCGCGACGAGGTCGTCGTCAGCACCAAGGTCGGCCGGCTGCTGCGGCCCAACCCGCACCCGACCGGCTCGGACCTGGCCCACGTCTTCGAGGTGCCCGACGACCTCACGCGGGTGCGCGACTACTCCGCCGACGGGGTCCGCCGCTCGCTCGAGGAGAGCCTCGAGCGGATGGGCCTGGACCGGGTCGACGTCGTCTACGTCCACGACCCCGACGACCACCTCGACCAGGCGGTCGCCGAGGCCGTGCCCGCGCTCGCCGCCCTGCGCGACGAGGGGGTCGTCGGTGCCGTCGGCGCCGGGATGAACCAGGGGCCGGCGCTGGAGCGGATCGTCCGGGAGAGCGATGTCGACGTGGTCATGCTCGCCGGGCGCTGGACCCTGCTCGACCGCAGTGGGCTGCCGCTGCTGGAGACGTGCGCCGAGCGCGGCGTCGCCGTCGTGGCCGCGGCGCCCTACAACTCCGGGATCCTCGCCACCGACACCCCGCCGGCCGACGCGCACTTCGACTACGGACCGGCCGGCCCGCAGCTGGTCGCCCGCGCCCACGAGCTGGCCGCGCTGGCCGCCGCGCACGGCACCCGGCTGCCGCACGCCGCCCTGCACTTCCCCCCGCGCCACCCGTCCGTCGCCGCCGTCGTGGCCGGCGCGGCGGATCCCGACCAGGTGCGTGCCCTCGTCGAGGGCGCCCGCGCCACCGTCCCCCCGGCCTTCTGGGCCGCCGCCGACCCGACCGACCCCCGACCGACCGCACGAACCGGAGACCCCTCATGA
- a CDS encoding amidohydrolase family protein, which yields MTATPAPGRTLTVDAHHHVWDVEQREHAWLAGLPAIRRTFDTGDLRPLARAAGVDGTVLVQVLNSAQDTHDFLAVAAQDPLVLGVVGWVDLTAPDVPVQVARLRALPGGDRLVGVRHLAADEPDPRWLLRDDVVRGLRALATTGLPYDVLLAHDRLPVAVELAALVPELPLVLDHLGKPAIADGVLDPWRAHVSALAAHEQVHVKLSGMVTEAGDGWTVGMLRPYAEHVLAAFGADRVMAGSDWPVSLLAASYGDVVDANRALVAGLSTDERAAVLGGTATAFYGLTPRPEEPAS from the coding sequence ATGACCGCCACCCCGGCCCCCGGCCGGACCCTCACGGTCGACGCGCACCATCACGTCTGGGACGTCGAGCAGCGCGAGCACGCGTGGCTCGCGGGCCTGCCCGCGATCCGGCGCACCTTCGACACGGGCGACCTGCGTCCGCTCGCCCGGGCGGCCGGCGTCGACGGCACCGTGCTCGTGCAGGTGCTCAACTCGGCGCAGGACACGCACGACTTCCTCGCCGTCGCCGCGCAGGACCCGCTCGTCCTCGGGGTCGTCGGCTGGGTCGACCTCACCGCACCCGACGTCCCCGTCCAGGTCGCGCGGCTGCGCGCGCTCCCCGGGGGCGACCGGCTCGTCGGCGTGCGGCACCTCGCCGCCGACGAGCCCGACCCTCGCTGGCTGCTGCGCGACGACGTCGTCCGCGGCCTGCGGGCGCTCGCCACCACCGGCCTCCCGTACGACGTCCTGCTGGCCCACGACCGGCTCCCGGTCGCCGTCGAGCTGGCCGCCCTCGTGCCGGAGCTGCCGCTCGTCCTCGACCACCTCGGCAAGCCCGCCATCGCGGACGGGGTCCTCGACCCGTGGCGCGCGCACGTGAGCGCCCTGGCCGCGCACGAACAGGTCCACGTCAAGCTCTCCGGGATGGTCACCGAGGCCGGCGACGGGTGGACCGTCGGGATGCTGCGCCCCTACGCCGAGCACGTCCTGGCCGCGTTCGGCGCGGACCGCGTGATGGCCGGGTCCGACTGGCCCGTCAGCCTGCTCGCGGCGTCGTACGGCGACGTCGTGGACGCGAACCGGGCGCTGGTCGCCGGGCTGTCGACCGACGAGCGGGCCGCCGTCCTCGGCGGCACCGCCACCGCGTTCTACGGTCTGACCCCCCGGCCCGAGGAGCCGGCGTCGTGA
- a CDS encoding L-rhamnose mutarotase produces the protein MTGPRRVAQVVRLKDGAEEEYRRLHDAVWEDVLEQIRRSHISNYSIFLRDGLLFAYFEYTGDDLAADLAAMAQDERTREWWTLTDPLQEPVATAEQGQWWAPLEEVFHTP, from the coding sequence GTGACCGGCCCCCGCCGCGTCGCCCAGGTGGTGCGGCTCAAGGACGGCGCCGAGGAGGAGTACCGGCGGCTGCACGACGCCGTCTGGGAGGACGTCCTCGAGCAGATCCGGCGCAGTCACATCTCCAACTACTCGATCTTCCTGCGCGACGGCCTGCTCTTCGCCTACTTCGAGTACACCGGGGACGACCTGGCCGCCGACCTCGCCGCGATGGCGCAGGACGAGCGCACCCGCGAGTGGTGGACCCTCACCGACCCGCTCCAGGAGCCGGTGGCCACCGCCGAGCAGGGGCAGTGGTGGGCGCCCCTCGAGGAGGTGTTCCACACGCCATGA
- a CDS encoding SDR family NAD(P)-dependent oxidoreductase, translating to MSTLEFDGLRALVTGGASGIGLAIARALLARGARVAVLDRDVTAVQDDADLVAVTADVTDDTAVRAAVAEAVERLGGLDVLCNNAGVGAAGGVEDNDDEEWHRVYDVNVVGPVRVTRAALPALRESSHAAIVNTCSIAATAGLPQRALYGATKGAVQSLTLAMAADLLPEGIRVCAVNPGTADTPWVGRLLDAAADPAAERAALEARQPHGRLVSADEVAHAVCYLASPLAGSTTGTTLAVDGGMDRLRLRPPAPRS from the coding sequence GTGAGCACGCTCGAGTTCGACGGGCTCAGAGCCCTCGTCACCGGCGGCGCCTCCGGCATCGGCCTGGCCATCGCCCGCGCCCTGCTCGCGCGCGGCGCGCGCGTCGCCGTCCTCGACCGCGACGTGACCGCCGTCCAGGACGACGCCGACCTCGTGGCCGTGACGGCCGACGTCACCGACGACACCGCCGTCCGCGCCGCCGTCGCCGAGGCGGTCGAGCGGCTCGGCGGCCTCGACGTCCTGTGCAACAACGCCGGGGTCGGTGCGGCCGGCGGGGTCGAGGACAACGACGACGAGGAGTGGCACCGCGTCTACGACGTCAACGTCGTCGGCCCGGTCCGCGTCACCCGCGCCGCCCTCCCGGCCCTGCGGGAGTCGTCGCACGCGGCGATCGTCAACACCTGCTCGATCGCCGCCACCGCGGGACTGCCGCAGCGGGCGCTGTACGGCGCCACCAAGGGCGCCGTCCAGTCGCTCACCCTCGCCATGGCCGCCGACCTGCTCCCCGAGGGCATCCGCGTCTGCGCGGTCAACCCCGGCACCGCCGACACCCCGTGGGTGGGGCGCCTGCTCGACGCGGCGGCCGACCCGGCGGCCGAGCGCGCCGCCCTCGAAGCCCGGCAGCCGCACGGCCGGCTCGTCTCGGCCGACGAGGTGGCGCACGCCGTCTGCTACCTCGCCTCGCCGCTCGCCGGGTCGACCACCGGGACGACGCTCGCCGTCGACGGCGGCATGGACCGCCTGCGGCTGCGCCCGCCGGCCCCCCGCTCGTGA
- a CDS encoding fumarylacetoacetate hydrolase family protein has protein sequence MKLARIGDPGAERPAALHDDGTWRDLSGVVGDVDGVLLGGGPAALDAVREALAGDLPVLEPGRFGPPVAGIGKIICIGLNYRDHAAETGAQAPAEPIVFMKAADTVVGPHDTVLVPRRSTKTDWEVELAVVIGATARYLESPDDAAAHIAGYATSNDVSEREFQIERGGQWDKGKNCETFYPLGPWLVTADEVADPQALRLTLSVNGESKQDGTTADMIFGVHHLVHYLSQFMVLRPGDVISTGTPAGVGMGQGTYLTEGDVVELEIEGLGAQRQEVGQA, from the coding sequence ATGAAGCTGGCCCGGATCGGCGACCCCGGCGCGGAGCGCCCGGCCGCCCTGCACGACGACGGCACCTGGCGCGACCTGAGCGGCGTCGTCGGCGACGTCGACGGCGTCCTGCTCGGGGGTGGCCCCGCCGCCCTCGACGCGGTGCGCGAGGCCCTGGCCGGTGACCTGCCCGTGCTGGAGCCGGGCCGCTTCGGCCCGCCCGTGGCCGGCATCGGCAAGATCATCTGCATCGGCCTCAACTACCGCGACCACGCCGCCGAGACCGGCGCGCAGGCACCGGCCGAGCCGATCGTCTTCATGAAGGCCGCCGACACCGTCGTCGGTCCGCACGACACCGTCCTCGTCCCGCGCCGCTCGACCAAGACCGACTGGGAGGTCGAGCTCGCCGTCGTCATCGGCGCGACCGCCCGTTACCTCGAGAGCCCCGACGACGCGGCCGCGCACATCGCCGGCTACGCCACGAGCAACGACGTCTCCGAGCGCGAGTTCCAGATCGAGCGCGGCGGCCAGTGGGACAAGGGCAAGAACTGCGAGACGTTCTACCCGCTCGGCCCCTGGCTCGTCACCGCCGACGAGGTCGCCGACCCGCAGGCGCTGCGGCTGACCCTCTCGGTCAACGGCGAGAGCAAGCAGGACGGCACGACCGCCGACATGATCTTCGGCGTCCACCACCTCGTGCACTACCTCAGCCAGTTCATGGTGCTGCGCCCCGGCGACGTCATCAGCACCGGCACCCCCGCGGGCGTCGGGATGGGCCAGGGCACCTACCTCACGGAGGGCGACGTGGTCGAGCTCGAGATCGAGGGGCTCGGCGCGCAGCGCCAGGAGGTGGGGCAGGCGTGA